A segment of the Pseudomonadota bacterium genome:
GAAAAACCTAATCCTTGGACCGAGCTCCTTTTCCAGCACACGCCGGTTTATATCCTGATTCGCATCAAGCTGCTGACAGAAAAAAACCGTGATATTAAGGCCTGCACTTTTCTGATCCATAGCATTAATTCCTCTACCTTACTCCTCTCACTATTTAGTAAAAAGGGCGCCCTTTTGGACGCCCTTGTCAATTTCGAACACATCATCGTGCATTAATATTTAACACTTTACAGGGCATCTGTCAAGAACCCAAAAACTCCTTTCTCTCATTTACTCTCCTTCTCCGTCATAAATGTATGTTCTTTAATATTCCACCAGAGTGGAATTTTTTTCTTTTTATACTTTTTCCCCTCTTCCACAAACAATTTCATCACATTCTTGATACGAAGGGATGATGATATGATGCCTTCAAAATTGAGAAAAAATTGATAAGCCTGTTTTTCAAAAACCTCTTTCAATTTCCTGGTGTCATTAAGGATTTTTTTTATATCCACCTTTCCTTCTTCATTTTTCATCCATGACCCCACCATCTCCTCTGTTACCTCAATATGGAATTGAAGACCATAGGCGTTATTGCCTATCCTGAATGCCTGGTTTTTACATGCTTCACCATGAGCCAGTAGTACGCCACCTTGCGGTACTTCAAGGGTATCTTCATGCCACTGAAAAACCATGATTCGCTCCTGTATGCCTCTGAACAACAGATCTTTCTTGCCTTTATCGGTTAATTCTGCAGGATACCAGCCTATTTCTTTTTGAGTGGCTTTTTCTACACGGGCATCGCAGGCTTTTGCCAGAAGCTGGGCACCTAAACAGATACCCAGTATCGGAATTTCTTCTACCAATGACCTTGTGATAAGCCTGTCCTCATCTTTCAAGAAAGGATGGCCATCCTCCTGATACACATTCATCGGCCCACCGAGAAGGATTATCCCTGCCACTCCATCAAGATGTTCGGGCAATCTATCGCCTTTTTCCAGTTCAACGAACTCAAGCTCCCACCCATCATTTTTGAAAAAGTCTTCCAGGAGCCCAGCTCCCTCACGCTCAACATGCTTAATGATTACAATTTTTCTATCCATCTCTGCATACATCCTTTTTACAACCCCTACCTCCTCAATGAACGAAGCAGAGGGGTTTGAGAAAGAGAGGAGATAGGGGGAGGTATGGTCGGTCTTACATATCAAAGTACAGATAAAATTCGTACGGATGTGGACGCAAACGAACAGGGTCTATCTCGCTCTCCCTCTTGTACTCGATCCAGACATCAATCACATCTTTTGTGAAAACACCACCTCTCAAGAGAAATTCATAGTCTTTTTCCAGCGCAGCAATCGATGCTTCAAGAGAACCTGGCACAGTTGGTACCTTTTTCGCCTCTTCTGGAGTCATGTCATAGGTATTCACATCCGTTGGCTTACCCGGGTCAATCTTATTGATAATTCCATCAAGGGCTGCCATGAGCATTGCTGCAAAGGCTAAATAGGGGTTGGCCGTATTATCAGGTGGTCTGAACTCGAGCCTCTTTGTTTTTGGGTTATTGGAGTAAACCGGAATCCTGATAGCAGCAGAACGGTTCCTTGCTGAATAAACAAGGTTCACAGGTGCCTCATAGCCTGGTACCAGTCTCTTGTATGAATTCGTTGTTGGTGCACAGAAGGTAAGTAGTGCCGGTGCATGCTTCAACCATCCTCCGATAGCATACTTTGCAATCTGGCTAATACCCGCATAACCCTTCGCGTCGTAAAAGATATTCGTGCCTTTATTCCAGAGTGACATGTGTGTATGCATGCCTGACCCATTATCTCCAAAAAGGGGTTTTGGCATAAATGTCGCTACCATATTATTTTTCTTTGCCATATTTTTAATGATATATTTGTAGAGTAAACACTGATCTCCCATCTGGACAAGGGGACCGAACTTCATATCAATCTCACACTGTCCTGCTGTCGCCACCTCATGGTGGTGAACTTCTATCTTTATTCCGGCATTAATCATCGTGAGTATCATCTTGCTCCTCAAATCCTGTAGTGAATCATGAGGAGGAACGGGGAAATATCCTTCTTTATAGCGTGGTTTGTATCCCAGGTTGGGTTTTTCATCCCTCCCTGAATTCCACTCGCCTTCTACAGAGTCGATATAGTAATAACCACAATTTTGAGTCTGGTCGAAACGTATATCGTCAAATATAAAAAACTCCATCTCCGGTCCCCAGTAACTCGTATCAGCAATCCCGGTGGTTTTCAAAAATGCTTCCGCCTTCTTTGCTACGTAACGTGGGTCACGGGTATAGGGCTTCTTGGTAATTGGGTCATAGATATCGCAAAGGATGCTCAATGTCGGAATCTCACATACAGGGTCTACCATAGCGGTCTTCGGATCAGGAAGTAAAATCATGTCTGATTCCTGTATCTTCTGGAAACCTCTTATGGATGAGCCATCAAAGCCAATACCTTCTTCCCAGATGCTTG
Coding sequences within it:
- a CDS encoding type 1 glutamine amidotransferase produces the protein MICKTDHTSPYLLSFSNPSASFIEEVGVVKRMYAEMDRKIVIIKHVEREGAGLLEDFFKNDGWELEFVELEKGDRLPEHLDGVAGIILLGGPMNVYQEDGHPFLKDEDRLITRSLVEEIPILGICLGAQLLAKACDARVEKATQKEIGWYPAELTDKGKKDLLFRGIQERIMVFQWHEDTLEVPQGGVLLAHGEACKNQAFRIGNNAYGLQFHIEVTEEMVGSWMKNEEGKVDIKKILNDTRKLKEVFEKQAYQFFLNFEGIISSSLRIKNVMKLFVEEGKKYKKKKIPLWWNIKEHTFMTEKESK
- the glnA gene encoding type I glutamate--ammonia ligase, which codes for MRKESKVSFRWNGASTTRDIQNVNRIIKENKVQIVDLKFNDLPGLWQHFSIPSSELSEIDDPKTSIWEEGIGFDGSSIRGFQKIQESDMILLPDPKTAMVDPVCEIPTLSILCDIYDPITKKPYTRDPRYVAKKAEAFLKTTGIADTSYWGPEMEFFIFDDIRFDQTQNCGYYYIDSVEGEWNSGRDEKPNLGYKPRYKEGYFPVPPHDSLQDLRSKMILTMINAGIKIEVHHHEVATAGQCEIDMKFGPLVQMGDQCLLYKYIIKNMAKKNNMVATFMPKPLFGDNGSGMHTHMSLWNKGTNIFYDAKGYAGISQIAKYAIGGWLKHAPALLTFCAPTTNSYKRLVPGYEAPVNLVYSARNRSAAIRIPVYSNNPKTKRLEFRPPDNTANPYLAFAAMLMAALDGIINKIDPGKPTDVNTYDMTPEEAKKVPTVPGSLEASIAALEKDYEFLLRGGVFTKDVIDVWIEYKRESEIDPVRLRPHPYEFYLYFDM